The following proteins are encoded in a genomic region of Ostrinia nubilalis chromosome 1, ilOstNubi1.1, whole genome shotgun sequence:
- the LOC135075948 gene encoding uncharacterized protein LOC135075948, protein MSTQSKTMPVLDLKVYIRVVAAVFSLSSTTAFVMALLRLLNPELFYLDPLDGTDVVIHYFIAGLMVVASAVGFLNSCVVLNRSAALNSGRNLTTWLLLDSLFETSRVVYVFVCEVVLKGKGPLQVYELLVSAAQYLLDSFLYCQMILRH, encoded by the exons ATGTCTACGCAGTCCAAAACGATGCCTGTTCTAGACCTGAAAGTTTACATCCGAGTGGTGGCTGCAGTTTTCTCT CTTTCATCAACAACAGCATTTGTGATGGCTCTCCTCCGCTTGCTGAATCCAGAATTATTCTACCTGGACCCACTGGATGGTACTGATGTTG TGATCCACTACTTCATCGCGGGCTTAATGGTGGTGGCCAGTGCGGTGGGCTTCCTGAACTCATGCGTGGTGCTCAACCGAAGTGCCGCGCTCAACAGTGGTCGAAATCTGACCACCTGGCTGCTGCTGGATTCGCTGTTTGAGACCAGTCGTGTGGTGTACGTCTTCGTGTGTGAGGTGGTGCTGAAAGGAAAAGGACCGCTGCAGGTGTACGAGCTACTTGTCAGCGCTGCGCAATACC TGTTGGACAGTTTCCTGTACTGCCAGATGATACTGCGGCACTAG